Proteins encoded by one window of Nicotiana tabacum cultivar K326 chromosome 10, ASM71507v2, whole genome shotgun sequence:
- the LOC107829932 gene encoding cytochrome P450 93A3-like, producing the protein MAEIQGYYLMLFLVWLSSTLFLKYVIFRKKTTRQNLPPSPFGLPIIGHLHLLSPIPHQALHKLSNRYGPLIHIKLGSVPCVVVSSPEIAKQVLKTHENSFLNRPQTAVVDYLTYGSQDFSFAPYGVYWKFMKKICMSELLGGRTLDMLLPVRRDEIKCFVELLLQKAKDGVAVDIEAELLRASNNVISRMLMSERCSENEEEAGSMRKLVQEIAELTGKFNLSDYIWFCKNLDLQGFGKRTKDVHRRFDEMMERIINEHQETRRRRNSLSKGGAGELVKDLLDILLDIAEDQDSELTLTRENIKAFILDIFAAGTDTVAITTEWAIAELMNHPTIMDKAVEEIDSVVGKNRVVEESDMANLPYLEAIVNETLRLHPTGPMIIRESTEDCCIGGYLVPGNTRLLVNTWAINRDPQYWENPLEFLPERFLRDQLDVRGQHYHFLPFGSGRRGCPGTSLALQLVQTSLAAMIQCFEWKVSGKLDMEEAPGITLPRANPLVCVPITRLNPFPSM; encoded by the exons ATGGCAGAAATCCAAGGCTACTACTTGATGCTATTTCTTGTATGGCTATCTTCTACCTTATTTCTCAAATATGTTATATTCCGTAAAAAAACCACTCGTCAAAATCTTCCTCCTAGCCCATTTGGTTTACCTATAATTGGTCACTTACACCTCTTATCTCCAATTCCTCACCAAGCACTTCACAAGCTCTCCAACCGTTATGGACCTTTGATCCACATAAAACTTGGCTCTGTCCCTTGTGTTGTAGTTTCATCACCTGAAATTGCAAAACAAGTCCTCAAAACTCATGAAAATTCGTTCCTAAATCGACCACAGACAGCTGTGGTCGATTACTTAACTTATGGCTCGCAAGACTTTTCGTTCGCGCCTTATGGGGTTTACTGGAAGTTCATGAAGAAAATATGCATGTCCGAGCTCCTAGGTGGTCGGACATTGGACATGCTTCTTCCAGTAAGGCGCGACGAAATAAAGTGTTTTGTTGAGTTGCTTTTGCAAAAAGCCAAGGATGGTGTAGCTGTTGATATTGAAGCTGAGCTGTTGAGGGCGTCGAATAATGTGATATCGAGAATGTTAATGAGCGAGAGGTGTTCGGAAAATGAAGAGGAAGCTGGAAGTATGAGGAAGCTAGTTCAAGAGATTGCTGAACTAACTGGAAAATTTAATCTGTCTGATTATATTTGGTTCTGTAAGAATTTGGATTTGCAGGGATTTGGGAAAAGGACAAAAGATGTGCATAGAAGGTTTGATGAGATGATGGAGAGAATCATAAATGAACACCAAGAAACAAGGAGGAGGAGAAATAGTCTAAGTAAGGGTGGAGCTGGTGAATTAGTGAAAGATCTGCTTGATATTCTACTTGATATAGCAGAGGACCAAGACTCAGAGCTGACATTGACAAGAGAAAACATCAAGGCTTTCATACTT GACATATTTGCTGCTGGAACTGATACAGTAGCAATCACAACAGAGTGGGCAATAGCAGAACTGATGAATCATCCAACCATTATGGACAAGGCAGTTGAAGAAATTGATTCTGTGGTTGGTAAGAATCGAGTCGTGGAAGAATCGGACATGGCGAACCTCCCTTACCTTGAAGCCATTGTTAACGAAACTCTGAGACTACACCCTACAGGGCCTATGATCATCAGAGAATCAACTGAAGATTGTTGCATCGGAGGTTATCTTGTACCAGGAAACACTAGGCTACTAGTCAATACGTGGGCAATCAATAGGGATCCACAATATTGGGAAAATCCACTTGAATTTTTACCTGAAAGATTTCTGAGGGACCAGTTGGATGTAAGGGGACAGCATTATCATTTTCTGCCATTTGGGAGTGGGAGAAGAGGTTGCCCTGGAACTTCATTGGCATTGCAATTGGTTCAGACAAGCCTTGCTGCCATGATTCAGTGCTTTGAATGGAAGGTTAGTGGTAAATTAGACATGGAAGAGGCACCTGGCATTACTCTTCCTAGAGCTAATCCTTTGGTTTGTGTTCCAATCACTAGGCTCAATCCCTTTCCTTCAATGTGA